One part of the Xylanimonas allomyrinae genome encodes these proteins:
- a CDS encoding AAA family ATPase, translated as MAGSIVIGCVDQTLAYELRAQLAELADVEIVGIAESTSELAELVVALEPNVVLVHDQLGPARAHQVVRDLGLRRPGTVAVVVSGDPDAEALAAAMDAGARGVLTYPLSFEAVQQRVTNALEWSRQIQGMLTAAGDGEVSARGRATVLGVTGSKGGVGTSSIVTHLAWDLRRRTPDLKIVVVDADLEKGDVTSYLAASARTSLADLAKVADDLSPRTVEDAVYEHESGLHLLLPPDDVRDVEWITPQAVRQVLFLLRQLYDVVIVDAGAHVTPVQAAVVEVADEVVQVVTPDLVSLRALRRNLGWWESLGVRKTESVHVLVNRRTTSDEVQLEAITQLAPAAVMTTSVPHVGRRLETATNSRAPHLADSDEWWNALRAVGDELHLLRAVAAPAATGSGRRWARSDESAPTTSAGAAAPRRSRKALRESETGAVSLELLGVLPVLVVLLLLLAQVAATSLTYVWAGHGAAAAAHAAAVDHLNTAEVTAQARDAVPAGLRDDVDVTVGAYDAAAGAVEVTVTAPVPLFVPGAAGTPWDVTVRRQVVTEP; from the coding sequence ATGGCCGGTTCGATCGTCATCGGCTGCGTGGACCAGACGCTCGCCTACGAGCTGCGCGCGCAGCTGGCCGAGCTCGCCGACGTCGAGATCGTCGGCATCGCCGAGTCGACCAGCGAGCTCGCCGAGCTCGTCGTCGCGCTCGAACCGAACGTCGTGCTCGTCCACGACCAGCTCGGGCCGGCCCGCGCGCACCAGGTGGTGCGCGACCTCGGTCTGCGCAGGCCGGGCACCGTGGCCGTCGTCGTGTCGGGCGACCCCGACGCCGAGGCGCTGGCCGCGGCGATGGACGCGGGCGCGCGCGGCGTGCTGACCTACCCGCTCTCGTTCGAGGCCGTCCAGCAACGCGTCACCAACGCCCTCGAGTGGTCGCGCCAGATCCAGGGCATGCTCACCGCGGCGGGCGACGGCGAGGTGAGCGCGCGCGGGCGTGCGACCGTCCTGGGGGTGACCGGGTCGAAGGGCGGCGTCGGCACCTCGTCGATCGTCACCCACCTGGCCTGGGACCTGCGCCGCCGCACGCCCGACCTGAAGATCGTCGTCGTCGACGCCGACCTCGAGAAGGGCGACGTCACCAGCTACCTCGCCGCCAGCGCCCGCACCTCGCTCGCCGACCTCGCCAAGGTCGCCGACGACCTCTCGCCGCGCACCGTGGAGGACGCCGTCTACGAGCACGAGTCGGGCCTGCACCTGCTCCTGCCGCCCGACGACGTGCGTGACGTGGAGTGGATCACGCCCCAGGCCGTCCGCCAGGTCCTGTTCCTGCTGCGCCAGCTCTACGACGTCGTGATCGTCGACGCGGGCGCGCACGTCACGCCCGTCCAGGCGGCCGTCGTGGAGGTCGCCGACGAGGTCGTCCAGGTCGTCACGCCGGACCTGGTGAGCCTGCGGGCGCTGCGCCGCAACCTGGGCTGGTGGGAGTCGCTCGGCGTGCGCAAGACGGAGTCGGTCCACGTCCTGGTCAACCGTCGCACGACGTCGGACGAGGTCCAGCTCGAGGCGATCACCCAGCTCGCGCCCGCCGCCGTCATGACGACGTCGGTGCCGCACGTGGGTCGCCGCCTCGAGACGGCGACGAACTCCCGGGCGCCGCACCTGGCGGACTCGGACGAGTGGTGGAACGCGCTGCGCGCGGTCGGCGACGAGCTCCACCTGCTGCGGGCGGTCGCCGCTCCCGCCGCCACCGGGTCCGGCCGCCGGTGGGCTCGCTCCGACGAGAGCGCGCCGACGACGTCGGCCGGCGCCGCCGCACCCCGCCGGTCGCGCAAGGCGCTGCGAGAGAGCGAGACGGGCGCGGTGTCGCTCGAGCTCCTCGGCGTGCTCCCGGTCCTCGTCGTGCTCCTGCTGCTGCTCGCACAGGTCGCCGCGACCAGCCTGACCTACGTGTGGGCCGGGCACGGCGCCGCGGCCGCCGCGCACGCCGCCGCCGTCGACCACCTGAACACGGCCGAGGTGACGGCTCAGGCCCGTGATGCGGTCCCGGCCGGGCTGCGCGACGACGTCGACGTCACGGTCGGCGCGTACGACGCGGCGGCCGGGGCCGTCGAGGTCACCGTCACCGCGCCCGTGCCGCTGTTCGTCCCCGGCGCGGCGGGCACGCCCTGGGACGTGACGGTGCGCCGGCAGGTGGTGACCGAGCCGTGA
- a CDS encoding TadE/TadG family type IV pilus assembly protein, giving the protein MKQPDDERGASTIEVLGAIPAVVLVILVVVQVCAFVWTVTAADQAVRDGARALSLGGSPAQVAAAVERSLPGGLDARSLDVVGERVMLQVDVPRLPVVPAMTITRDASMPRTAR; this is encoded by the coding sequence GTGAAGCAGCCAGACGACGAGCGCGGCGCCAGCACGATCGAGGTGCTCGGCGCGATCCCGGCGGTCGTCCTCGTGATCCTCGTCGTGGTCCAGGTGTGCGCGTTCGTGTGGACCGTCACCGCGGCCGACCAGGCCGTGCGCGACGGCGCCCGCGCGCTGTCCCTCGGCGGGTCTCCCGCGCAGGTCGCCGCCGCCGTCGAGCGCTCGCTGCCGGGCGGGCTCGATGCCCGGTCCCTGGACGTCGTCGGCGAGCGGGTCATGCTCCAGGTGGACGTGCCCCGGTTGCCCGTGGTCCCGGCCATGACCATCACGCGTGACGCCTCGATGCCGAGGACGGCGCGATGA
- a CDS encoding CpaF family protein — protein MRGFSEWAPARPVAQASSAIHRSDLDEGLVALFRRKLLEEVDLHELARLDAGQRRVRLERVVAHLVSTEGVILTTRERNALIRRVVDEAVGLGVLEPLLADETVSEIMINGHQTIYVERFGQVERVPTAFASEEQLRQTIDRIVSTVNRRVDESSPMVDARLPADDRMPRGARVHVVLPPLALGGPTVTIRLFPKAYGLDELLNRRSLDQTTAELLAACVRARLNIIVSGGTSSGKTTLLNALSAFIQPRQRIITIEDAAELSLSQEHVVRLETRPANVEGRGQVTIRDLVRNALRMRPDRVIVGEVRGGEALDMLQAMNTGHEGSLATVHANTTVDALIRLETLASMSDVEVPFTALRDQVNGAVDIVVQLLRGSDGARRVVAVDWVSSRHREDFRVDHLMHWDPEGIGESGTRGRFVVHPLPPPLLDRLRIAGEPLGTPLASQGAVS, from the coding sequence ATGAGGGGGTTCTCGGAGTGGGCGCCGGCCCGGCCGGTGGCGCAGGCGTCGTCCGCCATCCACCGCAGCGATCTCGACGAGGGGTTGGTTGCGCTGTTCCGGCGCAAGCTGCTCGAGGAGGTCGATCTGCATGAGCTGGCGCGTCTGGACGCGGGCCAGCGGCGTGTGCGCCTGGAGCGGGTCGTGGCGCACCTGGTCTCGACCGAGGGCGTCATCCTCACGACGCGTGAGCGCAACGCGCTCATCCGCCGTGTGGTCGACGAGGCGGTGGGACTGGGCGTGCTCGAACCGCTGCTCGCGGACGAGACGGTCTCGGAGATCATGATCAACGGGCACCAGACGATCTACGTGGAACGCTTCGGCCAGGTCGAACGCGTCCCGACGGCGTTCGCCTCCGAGGAACAGCTGCGCCAGACGATCGACCGCATCGTCTCGACCGTCAACCGGCGTGTGGACGAGTCCAGCCCGATGGTCGACGCCCGCCTGCCCGCCGACGACCGCATGCCACGCGGCGCCCGCGTGCACGTGGTGCTCCCACCGCTGGCCCTGGGCGGACCGACCGTGACGATCCGCCTGTTCCCCAAGGCGTACGGCCTGGACGAGCTGCTCAACCGGCGCAGCCTCGACCAGACCACGGCCGAGCTCCTGGCGGCGTGCGTGCGGGCGCGGCTCAACATCATCGTCTCGGGCGGCACCTCGTCAGGCAAGACGACGCTGCTCAACGCACTGTCGGCGTTCATCCAGCCGCGTCAACGCATCATCACCATCGAGGACGCCGCCGAGCTCTCACTCTCCCAGGAGCACGTGGTGCGCCTGGAGACACGCCCGGCCAACGTCGAGGGCCGCGGCCAGGTCACGATCCGTGACCTGGTCCGCAACGCGCTGCGCATGCGCCCCGACCGGGTCATCGTCGGGGAGGTCCGTGGCGGTGAGGCCCTCGACATGCTCCAGGCCATGAACACCGGCCACGAGGGCTCGCTCGCGACCGTGCACGCCAACACCACGGTCGACGCGCTGATCCGCCTGGAGACGCTCGCGTCGATGAGTGACGTCGAGGTCCCCTTCACCGCCCTGCGCGACCAGGTCAACGGCGCGGTCGACATCGTCGTCCAGCTCCTGCGCGGCTCGGACGGCGCCCGCCGGGTCGTCGCCGTCGACTGGGTCTCCTCACGACACCGCGAGGACTTCCGCGTCGACCACCTCATGCACTGGGACCCCGAAGGCATCGGCGAGTCCGGCACACGCGGACGCTTCGTCGTCCACCCACTACCCCCACCCCTGCTCGACCGCCTCCGCATCGCCGGGGAGCCGCTGGGGACGCCGCTGGCCAGCCAGGGAGCGGTCTCATGA
- a CDS encoding type II secretion system F family protein, whose translation MILALVLAGSVLLCAFLVAGLVELATVAQRRRDLVRALESEDDTTFAHRLTRWDRSFRRTRPGHWVERQLVLAGEEHRRPLVVVAVAVAGGLALGWVLAVTLAPAFGAVGLVAIVIGTRWYLDRGRERRREQFVAQMPELARVLSNATSAGLSITGAIGVAASELAAPAGAELARVSSRLRFGAGLEDAMKELEERLPSREVAVLVSTLLVSARSGGSLVTALRDIADTLEERKEVRREIRTTLAESTSTGYLVILLGFGLLFLLNTIQPGTVQAMTTHWVGQLALLVSGSMFAGGFLLIRRMTRLEP comes from the coding sequence ATGATCCTCGCGCTCGTCCTCGCCGGGTCGGTGCTGCTGTGCGCCTTCCTGGTCGCCGGGCTCGTCGAGCTCGCGACCGTCGCCCAGCGCCGCCGCGACCTGGTGCGCGCACTGGAGTCGGAGGACGACACCACGTTCGCCCACCGGCTCACCCGCTGGGACCGGTCCTTCCGCCGCACCCGGCCGGGGCACTGGGTCGAGCGGCAGCTCGTGCTCGCCGGCGAGGAGCACCGCCGTCCGCTCGTCGTCGTCGCCGTCGCCGTCGCGGGCGGCCTCGCACTGGGCTGGGTCCTCGCGGTCACGCTCGCGCCGGCCTTCGGCGCCGTCGGCCTGGTCGCCATCGTCATCGGGACTCGTTGGTACCTCGATCGCGGGCGTGAGCGGCGTCGCGAGCAGTTCGTCGCGCAGATGCCCGAGCTCGCACGGGTCCTGTCGAACGCGACGAGCGCGGGCCTGTCGATCACCGGTGCGATCGGCGTCGCCGCGTCCGAGCTCGCCGCGCCGGCCGGGGCCGAGCTGGCCCGCGTCTCGTCGCGTCTGCGGTTCGGGGCCGGGCTGGAGGACGCAATGAAGGAGCTCGAGGAGCGCCTGCCCTCGCGCGAGGTCGCGGTGCTCGTCTCCACCCTGCTGGTCAGTGCCCGCAGCGGCGGCTCCCTGGTCACGGCGTTGCGGGACATCGCCGACACGCTCGAGGAGCGCAAGGAGGTGCGCCGCGAGATCCGCACCACGCTCGCCGAGTCCACCTCGACCGGCTACCTCGTCATCCTGCTCGGGTTCGGCCTGCTGTTCCTCCTCAACACCATCCAGCCCGGCACCGTCCAGGCCATGACGACCCACTGGGTGGGCCAGCTCGCCCTCCTGGTCTCCGGCTCCATGTTCGCGGGCGGGTTCCTGCTCATCCGCCGCATGACGAGGCTCGAGCCGTGA
- a CDS encoding type II secretion system F family protein, whose protein sequence is MTPLLLMVVGGAAAAAATVLLLVGLRWARSDALDILEVDDLTLLRKEQRRRAEGEGLISRLARAQVPRLRRLLGPARIASLQRRIDEAGRPDGLTVDLFLQQCAFWAVLVLPIVFLFLVQGNFLMIPLCAVVPVLLPLVRVAAEQRKRRERMERDLPDFLDVLAVTVMAGVTFRAALARVAARFDGPLSEEVTLTLHQIANGASVREAFDDMRRRSSSEPVSQFVGALLQSQELGAPLAESLGQIAEDIRRDSAQRQKQAAAKMSPRVTLVSSMILLPAALILVLVGLVLGLDVDFGALLGGLG, encoded by the coding sequence GTGACGCCGCTGCTGCTCATGGTCGTCGGCGGCGCGGCGGCCGCGGCCGCGACCGTGCTGCTGCTCGTCGGCCTGCGCTGGGCGCGCTCGGACGCGCTGGACATCCTGGAGGTCGACGACCTCACGCTGCTGCGCAAGGAGCAGCGGCGCCGGGCCGAGGGTGAGGGCCTGATCTCGCGGCTCGCGCGCGCCCAGGTGCCCCGGCTTCGCCGCTTGCTCGGCCCGGCTCGCATCGCGAGCCTGCAGCGGCGGATCGACGAGGCCGGCCGCCCCGACGGGCTGACCGTCGACCTGTTCCTGCAGCAGTGCGCGTTCTGGGCGGTGCTCGTGCTGCCGATCGTGTTCCTGTTCCTCGTCCAGGGGAACTTCCTCATGATCCCGCTGTGCGCCGTCGTCCCCGTGCTGCTGCCCCTGGTGCGGGTGGCGGCCGAGCAGCGCAAGCGGCGCGAGCGCATGGAGCGCGACCTGCCCGACTTCCTCGACGTGCTCGCCGTGACCGTCATGGCCGGTGTGACGTTCCGCGCGGCGCTCGCCCGCGTGGCCGCCCGCTTCGACGGACCCCTCTCGGAGGAGGTCACCCTGACGCTGCACCAGATCGCCAACGGCGCCTCGGTGCGCGAGGCGTTCGACGACATGCGGCGCCGCTCCTCCTCGGAGCCGGTGTCGCAGTTCGTGGGCGCTCTGCTCCAGTCCCAGGAGCTCGGCGCGCCGTTGGCCGAGTCTCTCGGGCAGATCGCCGAGGACATCCGGCGCGACTCGGCGCAGCGGCAGAAGCAGGCGGCCGCCAAGATGTCGCCCCGGGTGACGCTGGTCAGCTCGATGATCCTGCTGCCCGCGGCCCTGATCCTGGTGCTGGTGGGCCTCGTGCTGGGCCTGGACGTCGACTTCGGCGCCCTGCTGGGCGGCCTGGGATGA
- a CDS encoding sensor histidine kinase, translating to MTTHVVASDADEYTRRFVGVSMLVRLLAILVAFVGLVGQTMTLPVLACAVALTASGLAVLMSERVAAFLAEHPFAFVADVLVTLAVIAVLGTETPFVLVTISTAIVVGFLLQPALAALCAVVLVAGYLLVETLQPPAVAGFMLTAGVPALYVGAVAVGGAARHAHRAHVAASRQAGEALLAAAAAEERARLAREMHDSLGKTLHGIALGAQALPRVVERDPARAQGFAAELAQGANRAALEARQLLARMRADQPDRPLAEVLRSQCDAWQRESGVPCHFRTDGAVDLSTSARYELLAIVAEALENARRHANARLVTVRLTGHADGGLEAVVTDDGAGFVVGPRARSPHGHFGLTGMAERAAFAGLSLQVRSTPAGGTTVVVSHPGHAREAA from the coding sequence ATGACGACGCACGTGGTGGCGAGCGACGCCGACGAATACACCCGCCGGTTCGTCGGGGTGAGCATGCTCGTGCGCCTGCTGGCGATCCTCGTCGCGTTCGTCGGGCTCGTCGGCCAGACGATGACGCTGCCGGTGCTCGCGTGCGCCGTCGCGCTCACCGCGAGCGGCCTGGCGGTGCTGATGTCCGAGCGGGTCGCGGCGTTCCTCGCCGAGCACCCGTTCGCGTTCGTCGCCGACGTGCTGGTCACGCTCGCCGTCATCGCCGTCCTCGGCACCGAGACCCCGTTCGTCCTGGTCACGATCTCGACGGCGATCGTCGTCGGCTTCCTGCTGCAGCCCGCGCTCGCCGCGCTGTGCGCCGTCGTGCTGGTGGCCGGCTACCTGCTCGTCGAGACGCTCCAGCCGCCCGCGGTCGCAGGGTTCATGCTCACCGCAGGGGTCCCCGCTCTGTACGTCGGCGCGGTCGCCGTCGGCGGAGCCGCGCGCCACGCCCACCGGGCGCACGTCGCGGCGTCCCGCCAGGCGGGCGAGGCTCTGCTGGCCGCCGCCGCGGCCGAGGAGCGCGCCCGGCTCGCCCGCGAGATGCACGACTCGCTGGGCAAGACGCTGCACGGGATCGCGCTGGGCGCCCAGGCGCTGCCCCGCGTCGTGGAGCGTGACCCCGCCCGGGCTCAGGGCTTCGCCGCCGAGCTGGCCCAGGGCGCGAACCGCGCGGCGCTCGAGGCCCGCCAGCTCCTGGCCCGCATGCGCGCGGACCAGCCCGACCGGCCGCTCGCCGAGGTGCTGCGCAGCCAGTGCGACGCCTGGCAGCGGGAGTCGGGCGTGCCCTGCCACTTCCGCACCGACGGCGCCGTCGACCTGTCGACCTCCGCGCGCTACGAGCTCCTGGCGATCGTGGCCGAGGCCCTGGAGAACGCCCGCCGCCACGCAAACGCACGGCTCGTCACCGTCCGTCTCACGGGCCACGCCGACGGCGGCCTGGAAGCCGTCGTGACCGACGACGGCGCCGGCTTCGTCGTCGGCCCGCGCGCCCGGAGCCCGCACGGGCACTTCGGCCTCACAGGCATGGCCGAGCGAGCGGCCTTCGCCGGGCTCTCGCTCCAGGTGCGTTCGACCCCCGCAGGCGGCACCACCGTGGTCGTCTCCCACCCCGGGCACGCAAGGGAGGCCGCATGA
- a CDS encoding response regulator: protein MTTGTVGVVIVDDNAVIRMGLRALLGTSDRVEVVGEAQDGEEAVRVVTELSPDVTLLDVRLPGGRDGVQVLSAIRDRTRVLMLTSSESPDVVHAALTGGAHGYLVHGHFAAEELEQAVRTVAAGGMLLAGPAAELVRRGLPAPTPPHAPRVGAQALGLSVREVEVMDLIADGLDNRTISTVLFVSEKTVKNHVNHIFAKLRVQTRAEAIVAWLGPEVGPEVGPDMSPGMSPGMSPRTRDGHDQAR, encoded by the coding sequence ATGACGACGGGCACCGTCGGCGTCGTGATCGTCGACGACAACGCCGTGATCCGCATGGGCCTGCGGGCGCTGCTGGGCACCTCGGACCGCGTCGAGGTCGTCGGCGAGGCGCAGGACGGCGAGGAGGCGGTGCGGGTCGTCACGGAGCTGAGCCCCGACGTGACGCTGCTCGACGTCCGGCTGCCCGGTGGCCGCGACGGGGTCCAGGTGCTGTCCGCCATCCGCGACCGCACGCGCGTCCTCATGCTCACGTCCTCCGAGTCCCCCGACGTCGTCCATGCGGCGCTGACGGGCGGCGCTCACGGGTACCTCGTCCACGGCCACTTCGCGGCCGAGGAGCTCGAGCAGGCCGTGCGGACGGTCGCCGCAGGCGGGATGCTGCTCGCCGGCCCCGCCGCCGAGCTGGTACGCCGGGGCCTGCCGGCGCCGACCCCGCCCCATGCCCCGCGCGTGGGAGCGCAGGCCCTCGGGCTGTCGGTGCGCGAGGTCGAGGTGATGGACCTCATCGCCGACGGCCTGGACAACCGCACCATCTCCACCGTGCTGTTCGTGTCCGAGAAGACGGTGAAGAACCACGTCAACCACATCTTTGCCAAGCTCCGCGTCCAGACGCGAGCGGAGGCGATCGTGGCCTGGCTGGGCCCGGAAGTGGGCCCGGAGGTGGGCCCGGACATGAGCCCAGGCATGAGCCCAGGCATGAGCCCACGGACCCGCGACGGGCACGACCAGGCTCGTTAA
- a CDS encoding OmpA family protein, producing MTGRHRLAAMALLAGAALLLGACTAEETPGGDATDATTSGAASGPSAAPSDPESVVESFPFVAGGGEARVDVHPLVHTGDHLVLTLDITPTATPGGGDDLALLDVLYDDVTSRPAAGGAIRLVDLAGGTVALPAVDADGRAVGAPADLMTVPGDGVRVQRAYAAPAGDPPSLGLLFPGHYVPEVPVIDAGPPPASLTDDGAPEIDLTAVADAPHPELNRYTAELDGAVQVLESTETVTVSLGGDVLFASGSADLGPQAQAALEAAVTHLSGRAGGVIDVVGHTDDVGDDASNQDLSERRAAAVAAALGGLVDTGTFSLRPSGRGETEPFVANDTDAHRQLNRRVVLTLTSQVTTPSTVTAQGELPPFEGGPVATGAEGVEVGANRRFRITVPEATRVGDSLLVVVRAEALDTEVGSDFGVGGLTGVGSYRGDTTVLPQHALSVAVVSGSTAVYPYDYTLGTNPGGLDVWRPLADLDTLRRIDGGQTLTFVGLYPGIADTDTIAVQVRQALGTDAFRLTDIPVSGS from the coding sequence ATGACGGGACGACACAGGCTCGCCGCCATGGCGCTGCTGGCCGGGGCAGCCCTGCTCCTGGGGGCGTGCACGGCCGAGGAGACCCCCGGCGGCGACGCGACGGACGCCACGACGAGCGGTGCCGCCTCCGGGCCGAGCGCCGCGCCGAGCGACCCCGAGTCCGTGGTCGAGTCCTTCCCGTTCGTCGCCGGCGGCGGCGAGGCGCGGGTGGACGTCCACCCCCTGGTGCACACGGGCGACCACCTCGTGCTGACCCTCGACATCACGCCCACCGCCACACCCGGCGGAGGGGACGACCTGGCGCTGCTCGACGTGCTCTACGACGACGTCACCTCGCGCCCCGCCGCCGGGGGCGCGATCCGCCTCGTCGACCTCGCGGGTGGGACCGTCGCCCTGCCCGCGGTCGACGCCGACGGCCGCGCCGTCGGCGCTCCCGCAGATCTCATGACCGTCCCCGGCGACGGCGTGCGCGTCCAGCGCGCCTACGCGGCGCCGGCGGGCGACCCCCCGTCGCTCGGCCTGCTCTTCCCCGGCCACTACGTGCCCGAGGTCCCCGTGATCGACGCCGGCCCGCCGCCCGCGTCGCTCACCGACGACGGCGCCCCCGAGATCGACCTCACGGCCGTCGCCGACGCACCCCACCCCGAGCTCAACCGGTACACGGCCGAGCTGGACGGCGCCGTCCAGGTGCTCGAGTCGACCGAGACCGTCACGGTCAGCCTCGGCGGCGACGTGCTGTTCGCGTCCGGCTCGGCCGACCTCGGCCCGCAGGCGCAGGCGGCGCTCGAGGCCGCGGTGACCCACCTGTCGGGCCGTGCCGGTGGCGTGATCGACGTCGTGGGCCACACCGACGACGTCGGCGACGACGCCTCCAACCAGGACCTGTCCGAGCGCCGTGCCGCCGCCGTCGCCGCGGCGCTCGGAGGCCTGGTCGACACCGGCACGTTCTCGCTCCGGCCCTCGGGCCGCGGCGAGACCGAGCCGTTCGTCGCCAACGACACCGACGCCCACAGACAGCTCAACCGCCGCGTCGTCCTCACGCTCACGTCCCAGGTCACCACCCCATCGACGGTGACCGCCCAGGGCGAGCTGCCGCCGTTCGAGGGCGGCCCCGTCGCCACCGGCGCCGAGGGCGTCGAGGTGGGAGCCAACCGTCGCTTCCGCATCACGGTCCCCGAGGCGACCCGCGTCGGCGACTCGCTCCTGGTGGTCGTGCGGGCCGAGGCCCTCGACACGGAGGTGGGTTCCGACTTCGGCGTCGGCGGGCTGACCGGCGTCGGCTCCTACCGGGGCGACACGACCGTCCTGCCGCAGCACGCGCTGAGCGTCGCCGTCGTCAGCGGCTCGACGGCGGTCTACCCGTACGACTACACGCTCGGGACGAACCCGGGCGGGCTCGACGTGTGGCGCCCGCTCGCCGACCTCGACACGCTGCGCCGCATCGACGGCGGTCAGACGCTCACTTTCGTGGGCCTCTACCCAGGGATCGCCGACACCGACACCATCGCCGTGCAGGTGCGGCAGGCCCTCGGCACCGACGCCTTCCGGCTGACCGACATCCCCGTGTCCGGGAGCTGA
- a CDS encoding O-methyltransferase encodes MLVGPAADSAQQLIRSQTEPFDLVFIDADKPNNPAYLDAALKLTTRGAVIIIDNVVRDGAVTRPDSGDPRVEVRAVAGEIAAHPELDATAVHTVGVKGWDGLIVARRR; translated from the coding sequence GTGCTCGTCGGCCCCGCCGCAGACTCAGCACAACAACTCATCCGCAGCCAGACGGAGCCCTTCGACCTCGTCTTCATCGACGCTGACAAGCCGAACAACCCCGCCTACCTCGACGCAGCGCTCAAACTCACCACCCGCGGCGCGGTCATCATCATCGACAATGTCGTGCGCGACGGCGCAGTGACACGACCGGACAGCGGCGATCCGAGGGTGGAAGTGCGCGCCGTCGCAGGCGAAATCGCCGCCCACCCCGAACTCGACGCCACCGCAGTTCACACCGTCGGCGTCAAGGGCTGGGACGGACTCATCGTCGCGCGGCGACGCTGA